One Novosphingobium sp. G106 DNA segment encodes these proteins:
- the fumC gene encoding class II fumarate hydratase, with the protein MAETPTANTRTERDTMGPINVPADRLWGAQTQRSRENFRIGEERMPAPLIRALAVVKRAAAEVNRDLGLLDATLAEAIGAAAGEIIDGKLNGEFPLVVWQTGSGTQTNMNLNEVIANRANQMLGGELGAKSPVHPNDHVNMSQSSNDTFPSAIHVAAASEIEARLLPALAAMHAALDAKATAWTHIVKIGRTHTQDATPLTLGQEFSGYAAQVGHGIERVLLALPGVCQLAQGGTAVGTGLNAPAGFAVGVANAVAEATGLPFTSAPNKFEALASEDALVFAHGALNTLAASLYKIASDIRLLGSGPRSGLGELALPENEPGSSIMPGKVNPTQCEAMTQVCAQVFGNHATLTFAGSQGQFELNVYRPVIAYNFLQSVRLLADAADSFTQHLLLGLEPREDNIRAGVERSLMLVTALAPSIGYDNAAAIAKAAHKQGTTLREAAIASGHVTAEDYDAVVRPEQMLGPDQG; encoded by the coding sequence GTGGCCGAAACCCCTACCGCCAACACCCGCACTGAGCGTGACACGATGGGCCCGATCAATGTCCCTGCGGACCGTCTCTGGGGTGCGCAGACGCAACGCAGCCGCGAGAACTTCCGCATCGGCGAGGAGCGCATGCCCGCGCCGCTGATCCGCGCCCTGGCCGTGGTCAAGCGCGCCGCGGCTGAAGTGAACCGCGATCTTGGCCTCCTAGACGCCACGCTGGCCGAAGCGATCGGCGCCGCGGCCGGAGAGATCATCGACGGCAAGCTGAACGGCGAATTCCCGCTGGTCGTCTGGCAGACCGGATCGGGCACCCAGACCAACATGAACCTCAACGAGGTGATCGCCAACCGCGCCAACCAGATGCTGGGCGGCGAGCTTGGGGCAAAGTCCCCGGTCCACCCCAACGACCACGTCAACATGAGCCAGTCGTCGAACGACACCTTCCCCTCCGCGATCCACGTCGCCGCGGCGAGCGAGATCGAGGCGCGGCTGCTGCCCGCGCTCGCGGCGATGCACGCGGCGCTGGACGCCAAGGCCACGGCCTGGACGCATATCGTCAAGATCGGCCGCACCCATACGCAGGACGCGACACCGCTGACGCTGGGGCAGGAGTTCTCAGGCTACGCCGCGCAAGTCGGTCACGGCATCGAGCGCGTGCTCCTGGCCTTGCCCGGCGTCTGCCAACTCGCCCAGGGCGGCACGGCGGTCGGCACCGGTCTGAACGCACCGGCGGGCTTCGCCGTGGGCGTGGCCAATGCCGTCGCGGAGGCTACCGGCCTGCCCTTCACCTCGGCGCCCAACAAGTTCGAGGCGCTCGCCAGCGAGGACGCGCTGGTCTTCGCCCACGGCGCGCTCAACACGCTGGCGGCGAGCCTCTACAAGATCGCCAGCGACATCCGCCTCCTCGGCTCGGGCCCACGCTCGGGCCTCGGCGAACTGGCCTTGCCCGAGAACGAGCCCGGCTCGTCGATCATGCCCGGCAAGGTCAACCCGACCCAGTGCGAGGCCATGACCCAGGTCTGCGCCCAGGTCTTCGGCAACCACGCGACGCTGACTTTCGCCGGCAGCCAGGGCCAGTTCGAGCTCAACGTCTACCGCCCGGTCATCGCCTACAACTTCCTGCAGTCGGTCCGCCTGCTCGCCGATGCGGCGGACAGTTTCACGCAGCACCTGCTGCTCGGCCTCGAACCGCGGGAGGACAACATCCGAGCCGGCGTCGAACGCTCGCTGATGCTGGTCACCGCGCTCGCGCCATCGATCGGCTACGACAACGCCGCGGCCATCGCCAAGGCGGCGCATAAACAAGGCACCACCCTCCGCGAGGCTGCGATCGCCAGCGGCCATGTCACGGCCGAGGACTACGACGCAGTGGTGCGGCCGGAGCAGATGCTGGGGCCCGATCAGGGGTAA
- a CDS encoding LLM class flavin-dependent oxidoreductase has translation MSTDKLRFGMFLPPYHARNENPSLALHRDLWLVEHIDRLGYDEVWVGEHHSAAFETIGAPEMFIATAAERTRHIRLGTGVVSLGYHQPLMLAERINYLDHITRGRVMFGVGPGALPSDAAMMGIAVEDMRPRMEAALDVLIPLLRGEVVNAEAGWFTLRDARLQMMPWTRPSVEMAITAMGSVNSAIAAGKYGLGILQFQSVGCFPMTTLPAMWNVVQQTAAEHGQTVDRSKWRLVLQMHLAESRQQALEDCRFGFEPWVDYFRHISALPLPPEGTRGDALPQAFVEAGTAVIGTPEDAITAIERHLADTGGFGCVMLLAHNWANSRATAESYELFARYVIPHFQGLNINREASIEWVIERRRQEQAQHGFDRASKS, from the coding sequence ATGAGCACAGACAAGCTTCGGTTCGGGATGTTCCTCCCGCCCTATCACGCGCGGAACGAGAACCCGTCGCTGGCGCTGCATCGCGACCTTTGGCTCGTCGAGCACATCGACCGCCTGGGGTACGACGAGGTCTGGGTGGGCGAGCATCATTCGGCTGCCTTCGAGACGATCGGCGCGCCCGAAATGTTCATTGCCACGGCGGCCGAGCGGACCCGGCACATTCGCTTGGGGACCGGCGTCGTGTCGCTCGGCTATCACCAGCCGTTGATGCTGGCCGAGCGGATCAACTATCTCGACCATATAACGCGTGGCCGTGTGATGTTCGGTGTCGGGCCGGGAGCATTGCCGTCTGACGCGGCGATGATGGGGATCGCGGTAGAAGACATGCGTCCGCGCATGGAAGCGGCACTCGATGTGCTTATTCCGCTGCTGCGCGGTGAGGTCGTCAATGCCGAAGCCGGCTGGTTCACCCTGCGCGATGCGCGGCTGCAGATGATGCCGTGGACCCGGCCGTCGGTCGAGATGGCGATAACGGCGATGGGATCGGTCAACAGCGCCATCGCGGCCGGCAAATATGGGCTGGGTATTCTGCAGTTCCAGTCAGTGGGCTGCTTCCCGATGACGACGCTGCCGGCGATGTGGAACGTGGTGCAGCAGACAGCCGCCGAGCACGGCCAGACCGTCGATAGATCGAAGTGGCGGCTCGTCCTGCAGATGCATCTCGCCGAAAGCCGCCAGCAGGCGCTGGAGGATTGCCGTTTCGGTTTCGAGCCGTGGGTCGACTATTTTCGCCATATCAGCGCCCTGCCGCTGCCGCCCGAAGGGACACGCGGCGATGCCCTGCCACAGGCGTTCGTCGAGGCAGGGACTGCTGTGATCGGCACGCCCGAAGATGCCATTACCGCGATTGAGCGGCATCTTGCCGACACCGGCGGTTTCGGCTGTGTGATGCTGCTGGCGCACAACTGGGCGAACAGCCGCGCAACCGCGGAAAGTTACGAGCTGTTCGCGCGCTATGTCATCCCCCATTTCCAGGGGCTCAACATCAATCGTGAAGCATCGATCGAGTGGGTCATCGAGCGCCGCCGACAGGAGCAAGCGCAGCACGGCTTCGACCGCGCGAGCAAGAGCTAA
- a CDS encoding FAD-binding protein has translation MAATECDVLIIGSGIGGITATIQAKLAGLEPILCEKLPLIGGSSALSGGVLWLPNNQLMQREGVADSREAALTYIANFAPADDPGSTLARREAFVDAVAPLVELYESQGVPLLRCDGYSDYYDTLPGGNARGRALEAAVYDANRLGAWKDKFRPQNFPVPARASEPAKLMLMNVSWAGKMKAAEVGWRAVWGKLTGKSLRSAGAALQGRLLEIALRLDCDIRVNAGLLDLDQEGGKVVGARLKIDGREEHIRARRGVLVSAGGFARNTAMRQQYQKAPISDKWTHSNEGETGEAIQAMTGAGAALGWMDESWWTTSVENTAIPVGSNQIIPELHKPHVVVVGADGQRFVNEAQSYMEVGRACYARNEVTKAIPAWAVMDQQHRKRYVFGYAMPGKMPEEWIAQGNIKVADTIEGLAAKCGIDPAGLVATVGRWNAMSAKGVDEDFGKGSSAYNRYYGDTTISPNPCMGTIEKGPFWAALLHVGDVGTCGGAVTDEHARVKRPDGSVIEGLYAAGNCASPLAGPYYVASGHSIGCSAVFGMIAAQHMAS, from the coding sequence ATGGCGGCCACGGAATGCGACGTCCTGATCATCGGCAGCGGTATCGGCGGGATCACGGCGACGATCCAGGCCAAGCTTGCCGGGCTCGAGCCGATCCTCTGCGAGAAGCTGCCGCTGATCGGCGGCTCCTCGGCGCTCTCGGGCGGTGTGCTCTGGTTGCCGAACAACCAACTGATGCAGCGAGAGGGCGTGGCGGATTCGCGCGAAGCAGCGCTGACCTACATCGCCAACTTCGCCCCCGCCGACGATCCCGGCTCCACTCTCGCGCGGCGCGAGGCCTTCGTCGATGCCGTGGCACCGCTCGTGGAACTCTACGAGAGCCAGGGCGTGCCCCTGCTGCGCTGCGACGGCTATTCGGACTATTACGATACCCTGCCCGGCGGCAACGCCCGCGGCCGCGCGCTGGAGGCCGCAGTCTATGACGCCAACCGCCTCGGCGCCTGGAAGGACAAGTTCCGCCCGCAGAACTTTCCCGTGCCGGCTCGCGCTTCCGAGCCGGCCAAGTTGATGCTGATGAACGTCTCCTGGGCCGGCAAGATGAAGGCCGCGGAAGTGGGCTGGCGCGCGGTCTGGGGTAAGCTGACGGGCAAGTCGCTGCGCTCCGCCGGTGCTGCTCTGCAGGGTCGCTTACTGGAGATCGCGCTGCGGCTGGACTGCGACATCCGGGTCAATGCCGGGTTGCTCGATCTCGACCAGGAAGGCGGCAAAGTCGTCGGCGCGCGTCTCAAGATCGACGGGCGCGAGGAACACATTCGCGCCCGCCGCGGCGTGCTGGTTTCGGCGGGCGGCTTCGCGCGCAACACGGCGATGCGCCAGCAATACCAGAAGGCGCCGATCTCCGACAAATGGACCCACTCCAACGAGGGCGAGACCGGCGAAGCGATCCAGGCCATGACCGGTGCCGGCGCGGCGCTGGGCTGGATGGACGAGTCCTGGTGGACCACCAGCGTCGAGAACACCGCGATACCGGTCGGCAGCAACCAGATCATCCCCGAACTGCACAAACCGCATGTCGTGGTTGTCGGCGCCGACGGCCAGCGCTTCGTCAACGAGGCGCAGTCCTACATGGAGGTCGGCCGCGCCTGTTATGCCCGCAACGAAGTGACCAAGGCGATCCCCGCCTGGGCGGTGATGGACCAGCAGCACCGCAAGCGCTACGTCTTCGGCTATGCCATGCCCGGCAAGATGCCCGAGGAATGGATCGCCCAGGGCAACATCAAGGTCGCCGACACGATCGAGGGTCTGGCGGCCAAATGCGGCATCGATCCCGCAGGACTCGTTGCCACGGTCGGGCGCTGGAACGCGATGTCAGCCAAGGGCGTCGATGAGGATTTCGGCAAGGGATCGAGCGCTTACAACCGCTACTACGGCGACACCACGATCTCCCCGAACCCCTGCATGGGCACGATCGAGAAGGGACCCTTCTGGGCCGCGCTGCTTCATGTCGGTGACGTCGGCACTTGCGGTGGCGCGGTGACCGACGAGCACGCCCGGGTCAAACGCCCCGACGGTTCGGTGATCGAGGGGCTCTATGCCGCCGGCAACTGCGCCTCGCCGCTGGCTGGCCCCTACTACGTTGCTTCGGGCCATTCGATCGGCTGCTCGGCCGTGTTCGGCATGATCGCGGCGCAGCACATGGCGAGCTGA
- a CDS encoding alpha/beta hydrolase fold domain-containing protein: protein MQGLKKWLLVSLAMQVSGSAVAAPLSPTPDEVRLRPQWQALDANHDGKVTLDEVNPILAASLKKSDLDNDGAITLDEYVGFDLDPVGAGRVPLADNVRLLSDLPYANTNDPRQRVDVYLPKRATVAGPLPVIAYVHGGGWSVGSKIMARPQVMELVNSGRYAAVSIGYRLDWQDKWPAQIYDVKAAIRWIRANAKSYGFDGKRICAMGDSAGGHLVAQLGVTNGEAPSEGNLGKNLRQTSRVQCVIDMFGPVDLPNMALKSIVESLLGGTMSAKADVARDASPISHIDAKDPPFLIIHGTKDPLVPYQQSVAFEAALSKAGVPVLFQTVEGGGHGQFGAASPEVARRIRAFLERNFYDPSTEVPTEVLHK from the coding sequence ATGCAGGGGCTCAAAAAGTGGTTGCTGGTAAGTCTAGCTATGCAGGTATCCGGTTCTGCGGTCGCTGCCCCTCTCTCACCGACGCCTGATGAAGTGCGACTAAGGCCTCAATGGCAAGCGTTAGACGCTAATCACGACGGCAAGGTCACTTTGGATGAGGTAAATCCAATTCTTGCTGCGTCGTTGAAGAAGAGCGACCTGGACAACGACGGCGCTATAACGCTGGACGAATACGTGGGCTTCGATCTCGATCCGGTCGGTGCCGGGCGCGTCCCACTGGCAGATAACGTCCGACTGCTTTCGGATTTGCCCTACGCGAATACGAATGATCCACGCCAGCGCGTAGACGTCTATCTGCCGAAAAGAGCGACTGTCGCAGGTCCGCTGCCCGTGATCGCCTATGTCCACGGCGGCGGGTGGTCGGTCGGCAGCAAGATCATGGCCCGGCCTCAAGTGATGGAATTGGTGAACAGCGGCCGCTATGCCGCCGTTTCCATCGGCTACCGGCTCGACTGGCAGGACAAATGGCCCGCACAGATTTACGACGTGAAGGCGGCGATCCGCTGGATTCGGGCAAATGCAAAGAGCTATGGCTTTGACGGCAAGCGCATTTGCGCAATGGGGGATTCCGCTGGCGGGCACCTTGTGGCCCAGTTGGGTGTAACCAACGGCGAGGCCCCGAGCGAAGGCAACTTGGGTAAAAACCTAAGGCAGACGAGCAGGGTGCAATGCGTGATCGACATGTTCGGCCCCGTCGATTTGCCGAATATGGCGCTGAAGAGCATTGTGGAATCGCTCCTTGGCGGCACGATGTCGGCGAAGGCGGACGTTGCACGTGATGCATCGCCAATCTCCCATATCGATGCAAAAGATCCGCCTTTTCTGATCATCCACGGCACCAAGGATCCGCTAGTGCCTTATCAACAGTCTGTGGCTTTCGAAGCCGCGTTGAGCAAAGCGGGCGTTCCGGTCCTCTTCCAGACCGTGGAGGGCGGCGGTCACGGCCAATTCGGCGCGGCTTCGCCTGAAGTGGCGAGGCGCATCCGAGCGTTTCTTGAACGGAATTTCTACGATCCATCGACAGAAGTTCCGACGGAAGTCCTGCACAAATAA
- a CDS encoding nuclear transport factor 2 family protein → MLGSIVLAAAAGGAMTIAGGALDPAYDKADVYLETPPSAPVPPGRACQLAARYVALINAGDYLGAAALFADDATFLEPMRPSLKGRAQIDEFYTKVIGGMKPQVIAVAYTGDDRECMVALANRTTLDGKERYHLASVDHFILRADGKVDSMVAFARPR, encoded by the coding sequence ATGCTGGGATCGATCGTGCTTGCGGCTGCCGCAGGCGGAGCCATGACGATAGCGGGCGGGGCGCTCGACCCGGCTTATGACAAGGCCGATGTCTATCTGGAGACCCCGCCCTCGGCGCCGGTGCCGCCGGGCCGGGCCTGCCAGCTCGCTGCGCGCTACGTCGCGCTGATCAATGCGGGCGACTATCTGGGCGCTGCGGCGCTTTTCGCCGATGACGCGACGTTCCTCGAACCGATGCGTCCCTCGCTCAAGGGCCGAGCACAGATCGACGAATTCTACACCAAGGTGATCGGCGGCATGAAGCCGCAGGTCATTGCCGTGGCCTATACCGGCGATGACCGGGAATGCATGGTCGCGCTGGCCAACCGCACCACGCTCGACGGCAAGGAGCGCTATCACCTCGCCTCGGTCGATCATTTCATCCTGCGCGCCGACGGCAAGGTCGACAGCATGGTGGCTTTCGCCCGTCCGCGGTGA
- a CDS encoding enoyl-CoA hydratase/isomerase family protein, translating to MPDDAERPSAEEIVLYEKDPATKIATITLSRPGFLNAPTIAARQRYADLVLRANVDDDVKVLVIRGVGEHLGSGADLPEMAGMFNGDESYSPLPEFRIDGEDTGDGDVKYPPRDSYRYIANVTNLYADARFGLRSLQDFKKISIIECKGYCYGWHFYQAADADIVISSDEALFGHSAFRYVGWAARQWQWATMMGLRPFMEMVFTGRPFTAKEMKDLHFVNSVVPRDSLEAETMKYALACARNRPTDTVVMQKTFFEVFKQQQGEYMGSVLSGWLEGMLPLVKEEGGGIAVDADTFEKGLAAAVKDNDMQFPPEWRLSYRGRAQKT from the coding sequence ATGCCAGACGACGCAGAACGGCCATCGGCCGAAGAGATCGTTCTCTACGAGAAGGACCCCGCCACCAAGATCGCCACGATCACGCTGAGCCGCCCGGGCTTCCTCAACGCGCCGACGATCGCCGCGCGCCAACGCTATGCCGACCTCGTGCTGCGCGCCAATGTCGACGACGACGTCAAGGTCCTGGTGATCCGCGGCGTCGGCGAGCACCTGGGCAGCGGTGCCGACCTTCCCGAGATGGCCGGAATGTTCAACGGCGACGAGAGCTACTCGCCGCTCCCCGAATTCCGCATCGACGGGGAAGATACCGGTGATGGCGACGTCAAGTATCCGCCACGCGATTCCTATCGCTACATCGCCAACGTCACCAACCTCTATGCCGACGCCCGCTTCGGCCTGCGCAGCCTGCAGGACTTCAAGAAGATCTCGATCATCGAGTGCAAGGGCTACTGCTACGGCTGGCACTTCTACCAGGCCGCCGATGCCGACATCGTCATCTCCTCGGACGAGGCCTTGTTCGGCCACAGCGCCTTCCGTTACGTCGGCTGGGCCGCGCGGCAGTGGCAGTGGGCGACGATGATGGGCCTTCGTCCGTTCATGGAGATGGTCTTCACCGGGCGTCCTTTCACCGCCAAGGAGATGAAGGACCTCCACTTCGTCAACAGCGTCGTCCCGCGCGACAGCCTCGAGGCGGAGACGATGAAATATGCCCTCGCCTGCGCGCGCAACCGGCCGACCGATACCGTGGTCATGCAGAAGACCTTCTTCGAGGTCTTCAAGCAGCAGCAGGGCGAATACATGGGCTCGGTCCTGTCGGGCTGGCTCGAAGGCATGCTGCCGCTGGTCAAGGAGGAAGGCGGCGGCATCGCGGTCGATGCCGACACCTTCGAGAAGGGCCTTGCCGCCGCGGTGAAGGACAACGACATGCAGTTCCCGCCCGAATGGCGGCTTTCCTACAGAGGACGAGCCCAAAAGACATGA
- a CDS encoding TauD/TfdA family dioxygenase, which translates to MASIDVKPLQDGLRFGARVTGVNWETLADEGVRKQLQQLFEDRGVIVFEDVEPSAKMQVAISTVFGPLKDHPIKIVERLDNDTMPGVITIRNAPDAAICEIDGKPLATWQPWHFDHTYNNELNRAGVLRAEVIAPEGGLTAFADGIQIYDDMDPAVRAKAEDIELLYTLDMHYERQFFGLPKTFKEIKPKNDDILEIARKMSRSIHPAVWTRDTGEKVFHMCAYGCRGIVGNETPEGNAICAEVMEEAERVIEPYYHQWKPTDMIIWDNWRILHQACGCDPKHERVVHRTTIKGDYGLGRWEVEGGVVEPVDAMM; encoded by the coding sequence ATGGCTTCGATCGATGTGAAACCGCTGCAGGACGGCCTGCGCTTCGGCGCCCGCGTCACCGGTGTGAATTGGGAAACCCTGGCCGACGAAGGTGTGCGCAAGCAACTTCAGCAACTGTTCGAGGACCGCGGCGTCATCGTCTTCGAGGACGTCGAGCCCAGCGCAAAGATGCAAGTCGCGATCAGCACGGTGTTCGGCCCGCTCAAGGACCACCCGATCAAGATCGTCGAGCGGCTCGACAACGACACCATGCCCGGCGTCATCACTATCCGCAACGCGCCCGACGCGGCGATCTGCGAGATCGATGGCAAGCCGCTCGCCACCTGGCAGCCTTGGCACTTCGATCACACCTACAACAACGAACTGAACCGCGCCGGCGTGCTGCGCGCCGAAGTGATCGCGCCCGAAGGCGGCCTGACCGCTTTCGCCGACGGCATCCAGATCTACGACGACATGGATCCCGCGGTGCGCGCCAAGGCCGAGGACATCGAACTGCTCTACACGCTCGACATGCATTACGAGCGCCAGTTTTTCGGCCTCCCCAAGACCTTCAAGGAAATCAAGCCGAAGAACGACGACATCCTGGAGATCGCCCGAAAAATGTCGCGCTCGATCCACCCGGCGGTCTGGACGCGCGACACCGGCGAGAAGGTGTTCCACATGTGCGCTTACGGCTGCCGCGGCATCGTCGGCAACGAGACGCCAGAAGGCAACGCGATCTGCGCCGAAGTGATGGAAGAGGCCGAGCGCGTGATCGAGCCTTACTACCACCAGTGGAAGCCCACCGACATGATCATCTGGGACAACTGGCGCATCCTGCACCAGGCCTGCGGCTGCGACCCCAAGCACGAACGGGTAGTCCATCGCACGACGATCAAGGGCGACTACGGCCTCGGCCGCTGGGAAGTCGAAGGCGGCGTGGTCGAGCCGGTCGACGCGATGATGTAA